A genomic stretch from Halichoerus grypus chromosome 7, mHalGry1.hap1.1, whole genome shotgun sequence includes:
- the MMP21 gene encoding matrix metalloproteinase-21, translated as MLAASVVRRALLLCWLAAPRPAGPEPLFHSRDRSDAEPAPLRRAQPIADPVAAQRFLSKYGWADARRAGPRATALAEAVRRFQKVNALPASGRLDAATLAAMNRPRCGVPDTRPLPPPAPGPPPRPPPPARPKRFLRAPPPGDPQPEVAAPRGGPRAFAKRTLTWRLLGEGASGQLAADEQRHILRLAFRMWSEVMPLDFREDLAAPAAAVDIKLGFGRGRHLGCPRVFDGSGQEFAHAWRLGDIHFDDDEHFTPPTSDAGISLLKVAVHEIGHVLGLPHTYRTGSIMQPNYIPQEPVFELDWSDRKAVQKLYGSCEGSFDTAFDWIRKERDQHGAVTMRFSTYFFRSSWYWLYENRNNRTRYGDPIQILRGWHGIPTQNIDAFVHLWTWRRDERYFFKGNQYWRYDSDKDQAYTEDEQGRSYPKLISEGFPGIPSPLDTAFYDRRKQLIYFFKESLVFAFDVNRNRVLDSYPMKITEVFPGIEPENHPFRNIDSAYYSYAHNAIFFFKGNAYWKVVSDRDRQQHFWLPSNGLFPKQSISERWFDICDVHTSTLNM; from the exons ATGCTGGCCGCCTCCGTCGTCCGCCGGGCGCTGCTGCTCTGCTGGCTCGCTGCCCCGCGGCCCGCCGGGCCCGAGCCCCTTTTCCACAGCCGGGACCGCTCGGACGCCGAGCCCGCCCCGCTGCGCCGCGCCCAGCCCATCGCGGACCCTGTCGCTGCGCAG CGGTTCCTGTCCAAGTACGGCTGGGCCGACGCGCGGCGCGCGGGCCCCCGGGCCACCGCCCTGGCCGAGGCCGTGCGCAGGTTCCAGAAGGTCAACGCGCTGCCGGCGAGCGGGCGGCTGGACGCGGCCACGCTGGCGGCCATGAACAGGCCGCGCTGCGGCGTCCCCGACACGCGGCCCCtgccgcccccggcccccgggcccccgccgcgcccgccgccccccgcccggcccaaGCGCTTCCTGCGGGCGCCGCCGCCCGGGGACCCGCAGCCCGAGGTCGCCGCGCCCCGCGGGGGGCCCCGGGCCTTCGCCAAGAGGACGCTGACCTGGCGGCTGCTGGGGGAGGGCGCCAGCGGGCAGCTGGCCGCGGACGAGCAGAGGCACATCCTCAGGCTGGCCTTCCGGATGTGGAGCGAGGTGATGCCGCTGGACTTCCGCGAGGACCTCGCCGCGCCCGCAGCCGCCGTGGACATAAAGCTGGGTTTCGGACGAG GCCGGCACCTGGGCTGTCCTCGGGTTTTTGATGGCAGCGGGCAGGAGTTTGCACATGCCTGGCGCCTGGGCGACATCCACTTTGACGATGATGAACACTTCACACCTCCCACCAGTGACGCGGGCATCAGCCTTCTCAAA GTGGCCGTCCATGAAATTGGCCACGTACTCGGCCTGCCTCACACCTACAGGACAGGATCCATAATGCAACCGAATTACATCCCCCAGGAGCCTGTGTTTGAGTTGGACTGGTCAGACAGAAAAGCAGTTCAAAAGCTGTATG gctcATGTGAAGGATCATTTGATACCGCGTTTGACTGGATTCGCAAAGAGCGAGACCAGCACGGAGCCGTGACGATGAGGTTCAGCACCTACTTCTTCCGCAGCAGCTGGTACTGGCTTTACGAAAATCGAAACAACCGGACGCGCTACGGGGATCCTATCCAGATCCTCCGTGGCTGGCACGGGATCCCAACGCAAAACATCGACGCTTTCGTCCACCTCTGGACATGGAGAAGAGACGAgcgttatttttttaaag GAAATCAGTACTGGAGATATGACAGTGACAAGGATCAGGCCTACACAGAAGATGAACAAGGAAGAAGCTACCCCAAATTGATTTCAGAAGGATTTCCTGGCATCCCAAGTCCCCTGGACACTGCCTTTTATGACCGAAGAAAGCAGTTAATTTACTTCTTCAAAGAGTCCCTC GTGTTTGCATTTGATGTCAACAGAAATCGAGTACTTGATTCTTATCCGATGAAGATCACTGAAGTGTTTCCGGGAATAGAGCCAGAGAACCATCCCTTCAGGAATATAGACTCAGCCTATTACTCCTATGCACACAAcgccattttctttttcaaaggcaATGCATATTGGAAAGTAGTTAGCGACAGGGACAGACAACAGCATTTTTGGCTTCCTTCAAATGGCTTATTTCCGAAGCAGTCGATTTCAGAGCGGTGGTTTGACATTTGTGACGTCCATACCTCCACCCTGAACATGTAA